A region of the Arachis hypogaea cultivar Tifrunner chromosome 15, arahy.Tifrunner.gnm2.J5K5, whole genome shotgun sequence genome:
CAAAGAAAGAATGGAACTATTAAGGGTGAAAAACCTTACCAGTGAGCTGTTCTCATTGTGAAGGAGTGATGCAAATGCTGCATAAAGAGATGCAGTGTACATGTTACCAACTTCTTTCGGTATTAACGTGCTGGGCTGCACCTTCGTGTCATATATCTTTTTCGAGGCTTGCTGGTTTGCCTGTAGAATCACAATGATCACAAACCAACCGGAGTTCAATTTATGATAATGTTTTCGTCAATTAACGACACTCATACTCGATGAAATTAGCTACCTTTTCAAGATCACGACTATTGTAGCTTTCGTCACCCGATAGTGATTTATAAGGTTCCAAGGATGTTCTGGCAGCTTCATCAACAAAACTGTATAGcatgaagaaaatgaaaagaacaaAATAGTTATAAATTGGAAGTTGAAAACATCTATTTATAACCATAGAGTCTTTTATGGTTCACTGAAACCTGGGATTTCTCAGGAAGTCATCGTAGTACAGCCGACCAAAGCTTTTTTGGACAAGCTGCAAGAAGAACAAGTTACATAGAGAAACATTATAGGTAATCATTGTCTATTCATGTCATAAATATCGAAAAAACATAAAGCCTGGATTACCTTGTTATATGGAGAATGAAACACAAAGTAATCAGCCTCTGCCATTGAAAAGGGCTTCCCCTCCAACTTTTCGAATCTAAACATGGAAGAAGATGTTAggagaaccaaaaccaaaaggagaaaagttgaAAAAGCTTTCAAGTTCAGTCCATGCTTACTTCTCACAGAAAACCTTGTAGCAAGAATCAAGTGCCATGAGATAACAATTCTGCGAGAGTTTTCCATCAACAACCTATAGCAGGCCAAACCAAAAGGGTAGCAAGGTCATAACTAGTCTATGCTTTATTCAATATATATACCGAACAAATCAAGAAGCACCCACGAGTAACAAGTAATTGGCATAAATCAGAGGCTAAATCTAAACCTATCTAAATATCTGCACAAAAATTCAGAGGTAATGACAGAGCATTACTGGGTATTCACTTGCAAGATTTGGCTTGTAAAAGTCATAGGCATGAGCCATGTGACTGCCTCTGAACTTGCTTTCAAAAGCAATAGGAGCATCTGGCCCCACAAGTATGGCAATAGCAGCTGCTCCTCCGGTAGGACGTGCAGGTCCTTCAGCGTAGACCTGAACATAAAGTTCATAACTGTCATAATTGTTCGATGGTGTATATAGATGTGCAATCGAGCATTTGATTCATTGTTTGAGGAGAAAGTAACAGGATTAAAATAGTAGTAAGAATTTTTTAACAAATGTTGAGACATGAAGACATTTTTAAATAAGAAATCTGCTACATACTGCCTTCCTAAAACATTGTCCTGTGAAGTTAATTTTGTACCATCAATGAGCAAAAGATGGTGAAATTCACTTATAAACATGCAGATTATAGAATTGAATTATAAGTTGAGGCTGTGCCACAGAAATTTCACAACCAACTCAAACCTAAAATGGTGATTCTAGGAAATCGCAAGATCAGAAATACCACATCTAACTTGCATTAGCTAGGAATTTCTGTAATTTTAAGTTCTTTCACAACCACGTTATTCTTCAAGTTAGTTATCATTTGATATAtgtaaagtaattgttgatttcTAAAAAATACTAGTCACAAGTGACAAGTGCTTGGATTTCCATGAAATAGATTCGAGTTCATACCGCGCTATCTGCACATATGACAAGTCCATAGCGACCATCCCATGAACTACTCTCCACCCAATTCACGCAATTGAACAGAGCTGCTGTTCCACCATAGCATGCATTTGTTGAATCAACACCTTCGATGTCAGTATTACCACTCTCCTGATTGTTACATGAGTTAATATAAGATGCAGGAATCACATAAGCACATACAGATATATTTCCTTCCTTTTTATCCTTGAATTTTGACTCATCTATATTTCAGAAAACAATAATTGGGACAAAAGTGGTAGGGGATAGGGCCATAGGGAATGCTGCTACAAGCTTCTATGTTTGTAAAATTCAACATAAGTTAATATTATAAGCAGAAAGATCTACAATCTTTTAAAGTGAGTCCCCATCGGTATGCTGTTTGTTTCCTATGGTCAACACTCAAAACCAAAACAGAGAATGAGATAGAGATACCTCAAAGAGTTGCATCAGGAAGGTCTTAATGGATTTGCTTTTGTCAATGACAGTTTCACTACCAACTTCCATGCGTCCAATTTGTTTCGGATCAATCTTATACTTTTTAAGAAGCGAGGATACAGCTGTCAAGCTGCAGTTCAACAGCCcaaaacaaaagcaaaaagaataacattagaaaataaaataaaatcactgTAAGCCAAGCCATTGCAGCTCCATCATACAGGTTCACAAAGCAGCATTGAT
Encoded here:
- the LOC112751702 gene encoding hydroxymethylglutaryl-CoA synthase, producing the protein MASSHPKNVGILAMDIYFPPTCVKQEALEAHDGASKGKYTIGLGQDCLAFCTEVEDVISMSLTAVSSLLKKYKIDPKQIGRMEVGSETVIDKSKSIKTFLMQLFEESGNTDIEGVDSTNACYGGTAALFNCVNWVESSSWDGRYGLVICADSAVYAEGPARPTGGAAAIAILVGPDAPIAFESKFRGSHMAHAYDFYKPNLASEYPVVDGKLSQNCYLMALDSCYKVFCEKFEKLEGKPFSMAEADYFVFHSPYNKLVQKSFGRLYYDDFLRNPSFVDEAARTSLEPYKSLSGDESYNSRDLEKANQQASKKIYDTKVQPSTLIPKEVGNMYTASLYAAFASLLHNENSSLIGKRVVMFSYGSGLTATMFSFKIQEGQGPFTLSNIVTLMDVAGKLKQRVEFPPEKFVETMKLMEHRYGAKDYVTSGDCSNLPAGTFYLTKVDSMYRRFYARKDTTST